The following are encoded together in the Ovis aries strain OAR_USU_Benz2616 breed Rambouillet chromosome X, ARS-UI_Ramb_v3.0, whole genome shotgun sequence genome:
- the MED12 gene encoding mediator of RNA polymerase II transcription subunit 12 isoform X27, with amino-acid sequence MAAFGILSYEHRPLKRPRLGPPDVYPQDPKQKEDELTALNVKQGFNNQPAVSGDEHGTAKNVNFNPAKISSNFSSIIAEKLRCNTLPDIGRRKPQVNQKDNFWLVTARSQSAINTWFTDLAGTKPLTQLAKKVPIFSKKEEVFGYLAKYTVPVMRAAWLIKMTCAYYAAISETKVKKRHIDPFTEWTQIITKCLWEQLQKMAEYYRPGPAGSGGCGSTIGPLPHDVEMAIRQWDYNEKLAMFMFQDGMLDRHEFLTWVLECFEKIRPGEDELLKLLLPLLLRYSGEFVQSAYLSRRLAYFCTRRLALQLDGVSSHSSHVMSAQSTSTLPTTPAPQPPTSSTPSTPFSDLLMCPQHRPLVFGLSCILQTILLCCPSALVWHYSLTDSRIKTGSPLDHLPIAPSNLPMPEGNSAFTQQVRAKLREIEQQIKERGQAVEVRWSFDKCQEATAGFTIGRVLHTLEVLDSHSFERSDFSNSLDSLCNRIFGLGPSKDGHEISSDDDAVVSLLCEWAVSCKRSGRHRAMVVAKLLEKRQAEIEAERCGESEAADEKGSIASGSLSAPSAPIFQDVLLQFLDTQAPMLTDPRSESERVEFFNLVLLFCELIRHDVFSHNMYTCTLISRGDLAFGAPGPRPPSPFDDPADDPERKEAEGSSSSKLEDPGLSESMDIDPSSSVLFEDMEKPDFSLFSPTMPCEGKGSPSPEKPDVEKEVKPPPKEKLEGTLGVLYDQPRHVQYATHFPIPQEESCSHECNQRLVVLFGVGKQRDDARHAIKKITKDILKVLNRKGTAETGGEDGQKRRRNRPEAFPTAEDIFAKFQHLSHYDQHQVTAQVSRNVLEQITSFALGMSYHLPLVQHVQFIFDLMEYSLSISGLIDFAIQLLNELSVVEAELLLKSSDLVGSYTTSLCLCIVAVLRHYHACLILNQDQMAQVFEGLCGVVKHGMNRSDGSSAERCILAYLYDLYTSCSHLKSKFGELFSDFCSKVKNTIYCNVEPSESNMRWAPEFMNDTLENPAAHTFTYTGLGKSLSENPANRYSFVCNALMHVCVGHHDSDRVNDIAILCAELTGYCKSLSAEWLGVLKALCCSSNNGTCGFNDLLCNVDVSDLSFHDSLATFVAILIARQCLLLEDLIRCAAIPSLLNAACSEQDSEPGARLTCRILLHLFKTPQLNPCQSDGNKPTVGIRSSCDRHLLAASQNRIVDGAVFAVLKAVFVLGDAELKGSGFTVTGGTEELPEEEGGGGSGSRRQGGRNISVETASLDVYAKYVLRSICQQEWVGERCLKSLCEDSNDLQDPVLSSAQAQRLMQLICYPHRLLDNEDGENPQRQRIKRILQNLDQWTMRQSSLELQLMIKQTPNNEMNSLLENIAKATIEVFQQSAETGSSSGNAASNMPSSSKTKPVLSSLERSGVWLVAPLIAKLPTSVQGHVLKAAGEELENGQHLDTSSRKERDRQKQKSMSLLSQQPFLSLVLTCLKGQDEQREGLLTSLYSQVHQIVTNWKDDHYLDDCKPKQLMHEALKLRLNLVGGMFDTVQRSTQQTTEWAVLLLEIIISGTVDMQSNNELFTTVLDMLSVLINGTLAADMSSISQGSMEENKRAYMNLVKKLRKELAERQSDSLEKVYQLLPLPKPTRDVITCEPQGSLIDTKGNKIAGFDSIFKKEGLQVSTKQKISPWDLFEGLKPSAPLSWGWFGTVRVDRRVARGEEQQRLLLYHTHLRPRPRAYYLEPLPLPPEDEEPPAPTLLEPEKKAPEPPKTDKPGAAPPSTEERKKKSTKGKKRSQPAVKTEDYGMGPGRSGPYGVTVPPDLLHHANPGSISHLSYRQSSIGLYTQNQPLPAGGPRVDPYRPVRLPMQKLPTRPPYPGVLPTTMTGVMGLEPASYKTSVYRQQQPAVPQGQRLRQQLQAKISQGMLGQSSVHQMTPSSSYGLQTSQGYTSYVSHVGLQQHTGPAGTMVPPSYSSQPYQSTHPSTNPTLVDPTRHLQQRPSGYVHQQAPTYGHGLTSTQRFSHQTLQQTPMIGTMTSLGPQGVQAGIRSASILPEQQQQQQQQQQQQQQQQQQQQQQQQQQYHIRQQQQQQQQQQILRQQQQQQQQQQQQQQQQQQQQQQAHQQQQQQAAPPQPQPQSQPQFQRQGLQQTQQQQQTAALVRQLQQQLSNTQPQPNTNIFGRY; translated from the exons ATGGCGGCCTTCGGGATCTTGAGCTACGAACACCGGCCCCTGAAGCGGCCGCGGCTGGGGCCTCCTGATGTGTACCCTCAAGATCCCAAACAGAAGGAG GATGAATTAACGGCCTTGAATGTAAAACAAGGTTTCAATAACCAGCCCGCTGTCTCTGGGGATGAACATGGCACTGCCAAGAATGTCAACTTTAATCCTGCCAAG ATCAGTTCCAACTTCAGCAGCATCATTGCAGAGAAGTTACGTTGTAACACCCTCCCTGACATTGGTAGAAGGAAGCCCCAAGTGAACCAGAAGGACAACTTCTGGCTGGTGACTGCACGATCCCAGAGTGCCATTAATACTTGGTTTACTGATCTGGCTGGCACCAAGCCACTCACACAACTAGCCAAAAAG GTCCCCATTTTCAGTAAGAAGGAAGAAGTGTTTGGGTATTTAGCCAAATACACAGTGCCTGTGATGCGGGCTGCCTGGCTCATTAAGATGACCTGTGCCTACTATGCAGCAATCTCAGAGACCAAGGTTAAGAAGAGACATATTGACCCCTTCACAG AATGGACTCAGATCATCACCAAGTGCTTATGGGAGCAGCTTCAAAAGATGGCTGAATACTACCGACCAGGGCCTGCTGGAAGTGGGGGCTGTGGCTCCACTATAGGGCCCTTACCCCATGATGTTGAGATGGCAATCCGGCAGTGGGACTACAACGAGAAGCTGGCCATGTTCATGTTTCAG GACGGAATGCTGGACAGACATGAGTTCCTGACCTGGGTACTTGAGTGTTTTGAGAAAATCCGTCCTGGAGAGGATGAACTGCTTAAActgctgctgcccctgctgcTTCGA TACTCTGGAGAGTTTGTTCAGTCTGCATACCTCTCCCGCCGCCTTGCCTACTTCTGTACACGGAGACTGGCCCTGCAGCTGGATGGTGTGAGCAGTCACTCATCTCATGTGATGTCTGCTCAGTCGACAAGCACACTGCCCACCACCCCTGCTCCTCAGCCCCCAACTAGCAGCACACCCTCTACACCCTTTAGTGACCTGCTTATGTGCCCTCAGCACCGGCCCCTAGTTTTTGGCCTCAGCTGTATCCTTCAG ACCATCCTGCTGTGTTGTCCTAGTGCCCTGGTTTGGCACTATTCACTGACTGATAGTCGAATCAAGACTGGCTCACCACTTGACCACCTGCCTATTGCCCCCTCCAACCTGCCCATGCCAGAGGGCAACAGTGCCTTCACTCAGCAG GTTCGTGCAAAGTTGCGGGAGATCGAGCAACAGATCAAGGAGCGAGGACAGGCCGTTGAGGTTCGCTGGTCTTTTGATAAGTGCCAGGAAGCTACTGCAG GCTTCACCATTGGACGAGTACTCCATACTTTGGAAGTGTTGGACAGCCATAGTTTTGAACGCTCTGACTTCAGCAACTCTCTTGATTCCCTCTGTAATCGAATCTTTGGATTGGGGCCTAGCAAGGATGGGCATGAG ATCTCCTCAGATGATGATGCAGTGGTATCATTACTGTGTGAATGGGCTGTCAGCTGCAAGCGTTCTGGTCGGCATCGTGCGATGGTGGTAGCCaagctgctggagaagagacaggcagAGATTGAGGCTGAG CGTTGTGGAGAATCGGAAGCTGCAGATGAGAAGGGTTCCATTGCCTCTGGCTCCCTTTCTGCTCCCAGTGCTCCCATTTTCCAAGATGTCCTCTTACAGTTTCTGGATACACAGGCTCCCATGCTGA cGGACCCCCGAAGTGAGAGTGAGCGAGTGGAATTCTTTAACTTGGTACTGCTGTTCTGTGAACTGATTCGACATGATGTTTTCTCCCACAACATGTACACTTGCACCCTCATCTCCCGAGGGGACCTTGCCTTCGGAGCCCCTGGTCCCCGGCCTCCCTCTCCCTTTGATGACCCGGCTGATGACCCAGAGCGCAAGGAGGCtgagggcagcagcagcagcaagctggaG GATCCAGGACTCTCAGAGTCTATGGACATTGACCCTAGCTCCAGTGTGCTCTTTGAGGACATGGAGAAGCCTGATTTCTCA TTGTTCTCCCCCACTATGCCCTGTGAGGGGAAGGGCAGTCCATCCCCTGAGAAACCAGATGTTGAGAAGGAGGTGAAGCCCCCACCCAAGGAGAAGCTAGAAGGAACCCTTGGGGTTCTTTATGACCAGCCGCGGCATGTGCAGTATGCCACACACTTTCCCATCCCCCAG GAGGAGTCATGCAGCCATGAGTGCAACCAGCGGTTGGTCGTACTGTTTGGGGTGGGAAAGCAGCGAGATGATGCCCGCCATGCCATCAAGAAAATTACCAAGGATATCCTGAAGGTTCTGAACCGCAAGGGGACAGCAGAAACTG GTGGGGAGGATGGACAGAAGCGGCGACGAAACCGACCTGAAGCTTTTCCCACTGCCGAGGATATCTTTGCTAAGTTCCAGCATCTTTCGCATTATGACCAACACCAGGTCACGGCTCAG GTCTCCCGGAATGTTCTGGAGCAGATCACGAGCTTTGCCCTTGGCATGTCGTACCACTTGCCTCTGGTGCAGCATGTGCAGTTTATCTTCGACCTCATGGAATATTCACTCAGCATCAGTGGCCTCATCGACTTTGCTATTCAG CTGCTGAATGAACTGAGTGTAGTCGAGGCCGAACTGCTTCTCAAATCCTCAGATCTGGTGGGCAGCTACACCACGAGCCTGTGCCTGTGCATCGTGGCTGTCCTGCGCCACTATCACGCCTGCCTCATCCTCAACCAGGACCAGATGGCACAGGTCTTTGAGGG GCTGTGTGGCGTAGTTAAGCATGGGATGAACCGGTCCGATGGTTCCTCTGCAGAACGCTGTATCCTTGCATATCTCTATGATCTGTACACCTCCTGTAGCCATTTAAAGAGCAAATTTGGGGAACTCTTCAG TGACTTCTGCTCCAAGGTGAAGAACACCATCTACTGCAATGTGGAGCCATCAGAGTCCAACATGCGCTGGGCACCTGAGTTCATGAACGACACTTTAGAGAACCCCGCTGCTCACACCTTCACCTACACGGGGCTAGGCAAGAGTCTTAGTGAGAACCCTGCTAACCGCTACAGCTTTGTCTGCAATGCCCTTATGCACGTCTGTGTGGGGCACCATGATTCGGATAG GGTGAATGACATCGCCATCCTGTGTGCAGAGCTGACCGGCTATTGCAAGTCACTGAGTGCAGAGTGGCTGGGAGTGCTTAAGGCCTTGTGCTGCTCCTCTAACAATGGCACTTGTGGTTTCAACGACCTCCTCTGCAATGTAGAT GTCAGTGACCTGTCTTTTCACGACTCCCTGGCCACTTTTGTTGCCATCCTCATCGCTCGGCAGTGTTTGCTCCTGGAGGATCTGATTCGCTGTGCGGCCATCCCTTCACTCCTTAATGCTG CTTGCAGTGAACAGGACTCTGAGCCAGGGGCCCGGCTTACCTGCCGCATCCTCCTCCATCTTTTCAAGACACCTCAACTCAATCCTTGCCAATCGGATGGAA ACAAGCCTACTGTAGGAATCCGCTCCTCCTGTGACCGCCACCTGCTGGCTGCCTCCCAGAACCGCATCGTGGATGGAGCTGTGTTTGCTGTTCTCAAGGCTGTGTTTGTACTTG GGGATGCGGAACTGAAGGGTTCGGGCTTCACTGTGACAGGAGGAACAGAAGAACTtccagaggaggagggaggaggtggcAGTGGCAGTCGGAGGCAGGGTGGCCGCAACATCTCTGTGGAGACAGCCAGTCTGGATGTCTATGCCAAGTACGTGCTACGCAGCATCTGCCAGCAG GAATGGGTAGGAGAACGTTGCCTTAAATCGCTGTGTGAAGACAGCAATGACCTGCAAGACCCAGTGTTGAGCAGTGCCCAGGCCCAGCGCCTCATGCAGCTTATCTGCTACCCACATCGGCTGCTGGACAACGAGGATGGGGAAAACCCACAGCGGCAACGCATTAAGCGTATTCTCCAG AACTTGGACCAGTGGACCATGCGCCAGTCTTCGTTGGAACTACAGCTCATGATCAAGCAGACCCCTAACAAT GAGATGAACTCCCTCTTAGAGAACATCGCCAAGGCCACAATCGAGGTTTTCCAACAGTCTGCAGAGACAGGGTCATCTTCTGGAAATGCTGCAAGCAACATGCCCAGCAGCAGCAAGACCAAGCCTGTGCTCAG CTCCCTAGAACGCTCGGGTGTATGGCTGGTGGCTCCTCTCATTGCCAAACTGCCCACCTCAGTCCAGGGGCATGTGTTAAAGGCTGCTGGGGAAGAATTGGAGAACGGCCAGCACCTGGACACCTCTTCCCGCAAAGAACGTGATCGACAAAAGCAAAAGAG CATGTCCCTGTTGAGCCAGCAGCCCTTCTTATCCCTGGTGCTGACATGTCTGAAGGGGCAGGATGAGCAGCGTGAGGGACTCCTTACCTCCCTCTACAGCCAGGTCCACCAG ATTGTGACTAACTGGAAAGATGACCATTATTTAGACGATTGCAAACCAAAGCAGCTAATGCATGAGGCACTCAAACTGCGGCTCAACCTG GTGGGGGGCATGTTTGACACAGTGCAGCGCAGCACCCAGCAGACCACGGAGTGGGCTGTGCTCCTCCTGGAGATCATCATCAGCGGCACTGTCGACATGCAGTCCAACAA TGAGCTCTTCACCACTGTCCTGGACATGCTAAGCGTGCTCATCAATGGGACCCTAGCTGCAGACATGTCCAGCATCTCCCAGGGCAGCATGGAGGAAAACAAACGTGCCTACATGAACCTGGTGAAGAAGCTGCGG AAAGAGTTGGCGGAACGCCAGTCGGATAGTCTGGAAAAAGTTTACCAGCTGCTGCCACTGCCCAAGCCGACTCGAGACGTGATCACGTGTGAGCCGCAGGGCTCCCTTATTGACACCAAGGGCAACAAGATTGCTGGCTTCGACTCCATCTTCAAGAAGGAG GGTCTTCAGGTTTCCACCAAACAAAAGATCTCTCCCTGGGATCTTTTTGAGGGCTTGAAGCCATCAGCGCCACTGTCTTGGGGCTGGTTTGGAACAGTCCGGGTGGACCGGCGCGTGGCCCGTGGAGAGGAGCAGCAGCGACTGCTGCTGTACCACACACACCTGAGGCCCCGGCCCCGCGCCTACTACCTGGAGCCACTGCCACTGCCTCCAGAAGATGAGgaaccccctgcccccaccctgctaGAGCCTGAAAAAAAGGCTCCAGAGCCCCCCAAAACTGACAAACCTGGAGCTGCTCCACCCAGCACTGAGGAACGCAAGAAGAAGTCCACCAAGGGCAAGAAGCGCAGCCAGCCTGCCGTCAAGACAGAA GACTATGGAATGGGCCCAGGCCGAAGTGGCCCCTACGGAGTGACAGTACCTCCAGACCTCCTGCACCATGCCAACCCTGGCTCCATCTCCCACCTTAGCTATAGGCAGAGCTCCATAGGCCTCTACACCCAGAACCAGCCACTGCCAGCAG GTGGCCCCCGCGTGGATCCATACCGCCCCGTGCGGTTACCAATGCAGAAGCTGCCTACCCGCCCACCTTACCCCGGAGTGCTGCCCACGACCATGACTGGTGTCATGGGACTGGAACCTGCCTCCTACAAGACGTCTGTGTACCGACAGCAGCAGCCTGCAGTGCCCCAAGGACAGCGCCTTCGCCAACAGCTCCAGGCAAAGATA AGTCAAGGGATGTTGGGACAGTCATCTGTCCATCAGATGACTCCCAGTTCTTCGTACGGTTTGCAGACCTCCCAG ggCTATACTTCTTATGTTTCTCATGTGGGATTGCAGCAACACACAGGCCCTGCAGGTACCATGGTGCCCCCCAGCTACTCCAGCCAGCCTTACCAGAGCACCCACCCTTCTACCAATCCTACTCTTGTAGATCCTACTCGCCACCTGCAGCAGCGGCCCAGTGGCTATGTGCACCAGCAGGCCCCAACCTATGGACATGGGCTGACCTCCACTCAAAG GTTTTCCCACCAGACACTGCAGCAAACACCCATGATAGGCACCATGACCTCACTGGGCCCCCAGGGTGTCCAGGCCGGCATCCGGTCGGCTTCCATCCtgcctgagcagcagcagcagcagcagcaacagcagcaacagcagcaacagcagcagcagcagcagcagcagcagcagcaacagcagtaccATAtccggcagcagcagcagcagcagcagcagcaacagatccTGCGG cagcaacagcagcagcagcagcaacagcagcagcagcagcaacagcagcaacagcagcagcaacaagcacaccagcagcaacagcagcaggcgGCTCCtcctcagccccagccccagtcccAGCCCCAG TTCCAGCGCCAGGGGCTTCAGCAgacacagcaacaacaacagacaGCAGCTTTGGTCCGGCAGCTCCAACAACAGCTCTCCA ACACCCAGCCACAGCCCAATACCAACATATTTGGAcgctactga